The Limnochordia bacterium sequence AAAATTAGCCGTAGTAATCCACGTCATTGTTCGAAACGGAAATCCCATTCTGAAAACAGAACAACTCTAAAACGGAGCACCTACCCTAAGTGTATACACATCCTGACTTTGACGGGGTCCTGTGGTATTACCGAGGTAGTCTTGATTGTGGGCTACCTAGGAGATAAAATTGTAGATTATGTCCAGTCGAGCTACGACCTCAAGGTGCATTTTGTCAATCAGGCTGAACGCAAGGGCTTGGGTCATGCAATTTACTTGGCAAAGGAATTGTTCCACAATAACGAGCCTGTGCTGATTGTGCTCGGGGACACAGTGTTTGAAGCGGATCTTAAAGCTGCTCTGACAGGTGGCTACAGTTGTATTGGGGTGAAAGCTGTGGATAACCCGCAGAAGTTCGGCATTGTCGAATTACAGGATGGTTTTATCACACGACTGGTAGAAAAGCCCTCAGAGCCCCCTACTAATTTGGCGGTTGTTGGAGTCTACTATATCAATGAATCCGGTGTCCTCTTTACTGCTTTACAGGAGATCATCGATCACGATATTCGTTCCAAGGGTGAGTTTCAATTGACCGATGCCCTGCAGTTGATGGTAGAACGGGGATTTAGACTATCAGTCTTTGATATTGACCAATGGTACGACTGCGGTCAACCCGATACCCTGCTATCCACAAATAGGTGTCTATTAGGGAAAAACGGGCCGCCGCCGGAGATTCCCGGTTCAATTCTGATTCCACCG is a genomic window containing:
- a CDS encoding sugar phosphate nucleotidyltransferase, which codes for KISRSNPRHCSKRKSHSENRTTLKRSTYPKCIHILTLTGSCGITEVVLIVGYLGDKIVDYVQSSYDLKVHFVNQAERKGLGHAIYLAKELFHNNEPVLIVLGDTVFEADLKAALTGGYSCIGVKAVDNPQKFGIVELQDGFITRLVEKPSEPPTNLAVVGVYYINESGVLFTALQEIIDHDIRSKGEFQLTDALQLMVERGFRLSVFDIDQWYDCGQPDTLLSTNRCLLGKNGPPPEIPGSILIPPVYIPESAKVSNCIIGPFVSVAEQAEISNSIVKDCIINEGAKVENMLLSNSLIGEHAVVEGNFTQLNIGDSSAIKFTY